The following are encoded in a window of Paenibacillaceae bacterium GAS479 genomic DNA:
- a CDS encoding GDPmannose 4,6-dehydratase — protein MKKVLITGITGQDGSYLAEFLLDKGYEVYGLRRRTSMPNYENVEAIKNRINWISGDLTDLASLIEAVRIADPDEVYNLAAQSFVAASWPQPLVTGQITALSVTNMLEAVRIVKPDARFYQASSSEMFGKVIETPQKETTPFYPRSPYGVAKVYGHWITVNYRESFNMFACSGILFNHESPRRGVEFVTRKVTDAVARIKLGVQSELRMGNLDSLRDWGFAGDYVKAMWLMLQQEEPDDYVISTGEMHSVRELLEVAFSYVGLNYQDYVVIDKEFVRPAEVDLLLGDCSKAKEKLGWTLDVDFKELVHMMVDVDMRRVSKEQLKAVSV, from the coding sequence ATGAAAAAAGTATTAATAACGGGAATCACTGGCCAAGACGGATCTTATCTGGCAGAGTTTCTATTGGATAAAGGATATGAGGTATATGGGCTCCGCCGTAGAACCAGTATGCCAAACTACGAAAATGTTGAAGCTATCAAGAATCGCATCAATTGGATTTCTGGCGACTTGACGGATCTAGCTTCCCTTATTGAAGCGGTACGTATTGCAGATCCAGATGAGGTTTACAATCTTGCTGCTCAATCGTTTGTGGCTGCCTCCTGGCCTCAGCCTCTGGTAACTGGCCAGATTACGGCATTATCGGTAACGAATATGTTGGAAGCCGTTCGGATTGTTAAGCCAGACGCTCGTTTCTACCAAGCTTCAAGCAGCGAAATGTTTGGAAAGGTTATAGAAACCCCTCAAAAGGAAACAACGCCGTTCTATCCTCGCAGTCCCTATGGTGTAGCTAAAGTATATGGTCATTGGATTACGGTGAACTACAGAGAGAGCTTCAACATGTTTGCTTGCTCCGGTATTTTATTTAACCATGAATCGCCTAGAAGAGGCGTAGAATTCGTTACTCGAAAAGTGACTGATGCTGTAGCCCGCATCAAATTGGGAGTTCAATCGGAGCTACGAATGGGAAATCTTGATTCACTTAGGGATTGGGGATTTGCTGGCGATTATGTCAAAGCAATGTGGCTTATGCTGCAACAAGAAGAGCCAGATGATTATGTCATTTCAACAGGTGAAATGCATTCGGTACGGGAGTTGCTCGAAGTTGCTTTCTCGTATGTTGGTTTAAACTACCAGGATTATGTTGTGATTGATAAAGAATTCGTTCGTCCGGCAGAAGTAGATCTACTTTTAGGAGATTGCTCTAAGGCGAAAGAAAAGCTGGGATGGACGCTTGATGTTGACTTCAAGGAATTAGTTCACATGATGGTGGATGTAGATATGAGGCGGGTCAGCAAAGAGCAACTAAAGGCAGTGTCGGTATAA
- a CDS encoding GDP-L-fucose synthase, whose translation MEQNSKVYIAGHRGLVGSAILRALEREGYTNLLYRTSSELNLTDRKAVDEFFAAERPEYVFLAAAKVGGIIANNEYPADFIRDNLQIQTNVIDVSYKNGVKKLLFLGSTCIYPKLAPQPLKEEYLLTGLLEPTNEPYAVAKIAGIVMCQSYNRQHGTRYISAMPTNLYGPNDNFDLTSSHVLPALIRKFHEAKLRKAETVEVWGSGLPCREFLYSDDLAAACLFLMNHYEGQEIVNVGVGEDISIKELANKIKEIVGYDGEIRFDTSKPDGTPRKLVDVERITSMGWKAQVGLDEGIRAVYEAFKDSQLVKN comes from the coding sequence ATGGAACAGAATTCAAAAGTATACATTGCAGGACATAGAGGACTAGTCGGATCTGCCATTCTTAGAGCTCTAGAGCGAGAGGGGTATACTAATCTTCTTTATCGAACATCTTCCGAGCTTAATCTCACTGATCGGAAAGCGGTTGATGAGTTTTTTGCTGCAGAAAGACCGGAGTATGTGTTTCTGGCTGCAGCGAAGGTTGGGGGTATTATAGCAAACAATGAGTATCCGGCTGATTTCATTCGAGACAACCTCCAAATTCAAACGAACGTGATCGATGTTTCTTACAAAAATGGAGTAAAGAAGCTTTTGTTCCTTGGATCTACATGTATCTATCCAAAGCTTGCTCCTCAGCCTCTTAAAGAGGAGTATCTTCTAACTGGATTATTAGAACCAACCAATGAGCCTTATGCTGTTGCAAAAATTGCAGGTATCGTCATGTGTCAATCCTACAATCGGCAGCATGGTACACGTTATATAAGTGCTATGCCGACTAACCTGTATGGTCCAAACGACAATTTTGATCTAACCTCCTCCCATGTCTTACCCGCTCTTATTCGGAAATTCCATGAAGCCAAGCTTAGAAAAGCTGAAACTGTGGAGGTATGGGGTTCTGGATTACCGTGCAGAGAATTCCTTTACTCTGATGACCTAGCAGCGGCTTGTCTTTTTCTTATGAACCACTACGAAGGGCAAGAAATTGTTAATGTAGGTGTTGGAGAAGATATTTCAATTAAAGAACTCGCTAATAAAATCAAAGAGATCGTAGGTTACGACGGAGAGATTAGATTTGATACATCTAAACCGGACGGAACACCGCGCAAGCTTGTTGATGTCGAACGCATTACTTCAATGGGATGGAAAGCCCAGGTTGGTTTGGACGAAGGTATCAGAGCTGTATATGAGGCTTTTAAAGATAGCCAGCTCGTTAAAAATTAA
- a CDS encoding UDP-glucose pyrophosphorylase has protein sequence MKKVRKAIIPAAGLGTRFLPATKAMPKEMLPIVDKPTIQYIVEEAIRSGIEDIIIVTGKGKRAIEDHFDIAFELEHNLMEKGKFGLLSEVQKSSNVDIHYIRQKEAKGLGHAVWCARNFIGDEPFAVLLGDDIVQSEVPCTRQLIGQYEKTGHSVIGVQTVSIEQTDRYGIVDPIEAMGRLVQVKRFVEKPPKGQAPSNLAIMGRYVFTPEIFEYLSEHTIGAGGEIQLTDAIQKLNEAQGVYAYNFEGKRYDVGEKLGFILTTIDFALRNEELKLPLLTALEELLKEYTAINTKLI, from the coding sequence ATGAAAAAGGTACGCAAGGCGATTATTCCGGCCGCTGGACTTGGAACCCGCTTCCTGCCGGCGACAAAGGCGATGCCGAAGGAAATGCTGCCGATTGTCGATAAACCGACGATTCAATACATAGTGGAAGAGGCGATACGCTCGGGGATCGAGGATATTATCATCGTGACAGGCAAAGGAAAACGGGCGATCGAGGATCATTTCGATATCGCGTTTGAGCTGGAGCACAATCTAATGGAGAAGGGTAAGTTCGGACTACTGAGCGAAGTTCAGAAATCGTCAAATGTGGACATCCATTACATACGCCAGAAGGAAGCGAAGGGGCTGGGCCACGCCGTATGGTGCGCCCGCAACTTTATCGGAGACGAGCCGTTTGCGGTGTTGCTTGGAGACGACATCGTCCAGAGCGAAGTGCCATGTACACGGCAGCTCATCGGGCAGTATGAAAAGACGGGGCATTCGGTCATTGGAGTACAGACGGTAAGCATCGAGCAGACGGACCGTTATGGCATCGTTGATCCGATTGAGGCAATGGGCAGACTTGTGCAGGTAAAGCGGTTTGTCGAAAAGCCGCCCAAAGGGCAGGCGCCTTCTAATCTGGCGATTATGGGGCGGTATGTGTTTACGCCGGAAATTTTTGAGTATTTGAGCGAGCATACGATTGGAGCCGGCGGAGAGATTCAGCTGACGGATGCGATTCAGAAACTGAACGAGGCGCAGGGTGTGTACGCTTACAACTTTGAAGGCAAGCGATATGACGTCGGCGAGAAGCTCGGTTTTATTTTGACGACGATAGATTTTGCGCTGCGCAACGAGGAACTGAAGCTCCCCTTGCTGACCGCGCTTGAGGAGCTATTGAAAGAATATACCGCAATCAATACTAAACTGATTTAG
- a CDS encoding Sugar transferase involved in LPS biosynthesis (colanic, teichoic acid), which produces MSLNPSNKEAKALLESNTYYSTYAVEGRKSIRGYLMMKRAMDIAGAIIGLIMLSPLFLLLAILIKAEDRRGPVFFSQVRVGKGEKTFRMYKFRSMVSNAEELLPQLLTQNEIEGAMFKMKEDPRITRIGRFIRRTSIDELPQLWNVVKGEMSLVGPRPPLPREVEEYTAYDKQRLRVTPGCTGLWQVSGRNGLSFKNMVELDLRYIHQRSIRFDLGILFRTVKVLLGDRNAF; this is translated from the coding sequence ATGAGCTTGAACCCTAGTAACAAGGAAGCCAAAGCGCTGCTCGAATCCAACACCTATTACTCGACATACGCCGTTGAGGGTAGAAAAAGCATCCGAGGCTATTTAATGATGAAACGCGCCATGGACATCGCAGGGGCAATAATCGGGCTAATTATGCTGTCGCCGTTATTCCTGCTGCTGGCGATTCTGATTAAAGCTGAGGACCGCCGTGGGCCGGTCTTTTTCTCTCAGGTGCGAGTAGGCAAAGGAGAAAAGACATTCCGCATGTATAAGTTTCGATCAATGGTGTCCAACGCCGAAGAACTGCTGCCGCAACTGCTCACCCAGAACGAAATCGAAGGCGCTATGTTCAAAATGAAGGAAGATCCGCGTATTACGCGCATCGGCCGCTTCATCCGCAGGACGAGCATCGACGAGCTGCCGCAGTTGTGGAACGTGGTTAAAGGGGAGATGTCGCTTGTCGGACCGAGGCCACCGCTGCCTCGCGAGGTCGAAGAGTATACGGCTTATGACAAGCAAAGGCTACGAGTAACGCCGGGTTGTACGGGGCTTTGGCAGGTGAGCGGACGGAACGGATTAAGTTTCAAGAACATGGTTGAGTTGGATCTACGGTATATCCACCAAAGGAGTATAAGATTCGATCTTGGGATTTTATTTCGTACCGTGAAGGTATTGCTGGGAGATCGGAATGCATTTTAA
- a CDS encoding capsular exopolysaccharide family produces MPRSTNNNSLVTHNDPKSPISEAYRTLRTNIQFSSFDEPIQVIMVASASPGEGKSTTASNLAVTYAQEGKKVLLIDADLRKPTVFKVFNVTNRVGLSTVISGQCRAEDAIQHTFVDSLFVLPSGPVPPNPSELLASKSMKAALEEFKASYDVIIFDTAPVLAVTDSLIVSAMCQGVLLVVHAGKLKSELVRKAKTNLEHVHARILGVVLNSTKSSKGDKYNYYYYGAEAK; encoded by the coding sequence GCATACCGTACGCTTCGAACGAACATTCAGTTCTCATCCTTCGACGAGCCGATCCAGGTCATCATGGTGGCCTCGGCCAGCCCGGGCGAGGGCAAAAGTACAACCGCCTCCAACCTGGCCGTCACTTACGCCCAGGAGGGGAAAAAAGTTCTTTTGATCGACGCCGACTTGCGCAAGCCGACCGTGTTTAAGGTGTTCAACGTGACCAACAGGGTGGGGCTGTCCACAGTTATATCCGGCCAGTGCCGCGCGGAGGATGCGATTCAACATACGTTCGTCGACAGTCTGTTCGTCCTGCCGTCCGGACCAGTTCCTCCCAATCCGTCTGAACTGCTTGCATCCAAGAGTATGAAGGCAGCGCTGGAGGAGTTTAAAGCTTCCTATGACGTTATTATCTTCGACACTGCACCGGTACTGGCGGTGACCGATTCGCTGATCGTATCAGCGATGTGCCAGGGCGTGCTGCTCGTTGTGCACGCCGGCAAGCTGAAAAGCGAATTGGTGCGCAAGGCGAAAACGAATCTGGAGCATGTGCATGCCCGTATCCTGGGCGTTGTGCTTAACAGTACGAAAAGCAGCAAAGGCGACAAATATAACTACTACTATTATGGCGCAGAAGCCAAATAA